The Cytobacillus oceanisediminis genomic interval GCATGAAGCCATCCATTTGGCAGGTTTTCGCTATATTGGCGGTGTCCCATGGAGCGAAATGTCCTGGGGAGTCAACTTGAAATTGGGTGTAGCCTATGCTCATGCCAAACAGCCTGTTACGGTTCAGCAGATGAAAAAGGTTTTAATGCTGCCTTTCATTCCGACAGGCCTATTACCCCTTGTTCTTGGAATTGCACTAAATATGCCGGGATTATCGATACTAGGGGCGATATTGACTGTTGGATGTTTTGGGGATCTTGTTTTGTATCAAAAGCTCTTAAGATTCTCAAATGATGCACTTGTCATTGACCATCCTACCAAACCGCAGTTTACAGTTTATGAATAGTGATAAAACCGGGAGCATTTCTAGATTCTTGGGCTTCATATTATAAACTTTTATGTTTGTTGTCCCACCCAATAAATATTTGGGTAAAAAAGAAAGCAACTAGGGCCGCCAGTGATGATATGAGGAGGTTTCTCATTGAATCCAGTCCATAAAGCTGGATCCCTATCAATTTGGATGTATTTGTACACAGTCTCCAGTTTTCAAAAACAATGGCTGTCTTATGAAAAAATGGAAAGAAAACACCGAACAGCATGAGAAAATAGATATATTTTTTCATTAACATAATCCTTTCTTTCTGATCCTAATAGAAAGATATGATGCCGATCCTGCTATTAGTATCAAATGGACAAGAAAAAGGACAGTCGCAGAGGCTGTCCTTTTTCAGTCTATTTTCTTTATGCGGCCATCAACCGCTGAGCTGAATGGTTGTGGTAAATTCTGTATATAATTTACTAGGGCATCTAAATCATTTGGTCCGGTCATTCTCTCTTTCCCTTTTCGGAATACTGTAAAATTGTCTCCGCCATCAGCGAGATAGGTATTTACAGTGACCGAATAGATTTTTTTCGGATCAAGTTTTGTTCCGTCAGGCAGATAAATATCTTTTATTTTTTCACCGGCAGGCTGGCTGTCACTCCAGGAATAAGTGAAGCCAGAAATCTGAAGAATTCTTGTTGTATTTGGCTGCCATTGCTGATTGAGGACATCACGAATTTGGCTGCCTGTCAGGTTCATTTTGACCAGTTGATTGCTGAAGGGAAGGACGACATATAAGTTTCCCCAAGTAACACGGCCGGCGTCAATGTCTGCCCGGATTCCTCCTGGATTGATGAAAGCCAAGTCTGTGTTCATCGCTGCCCGCTGGGAATCGGCAATAAGATTGCCCAGGGCTGA includes:
- a CDS encoding DUF3267 domain-containing protein, with product MEKRKQSVVSISMMKLQVYLFIATIALVFGVLFLHAVIYGGGEMSFDLTGMLLFLAGMAVIVILHEAIHLAGFRYIGGVPWSEMSWGVNLKLGVAYAHAKQPVTVQQMKKVLMLPFIPTGLLPLVLGIALNMPGLSILGAILTVGCFGDLVLYQKLLRFSNDALVIDHPTKPQFTVYE